A genome region from Anastrepha obliqua isolate idAnaObli1 chromosome 4, idAnaObli1_1.0, whole genome shotgun sequence includes the following:
- the LOC129244467 gene encoding mediator of RNA polymerase II transcription subunit 23, whose protein sequence is MDTEILEAVNSFLKVEPIEEAFLSVIVYKSNAEEDKASSFTECILRKFEDVPQDNKEGLVRQYLQRAATATNISHLRVLMNTLSKLAETHAITARMLCDKILLCDRLVYENANFWVESFKIIKRVLSLVDYKGVREIMKMCRDKAQTFPVNINVCFLPQLQALRDTLNYIFDRNNCLLPGYFIANEIMKPPPYHWTINKMMTDFMEEFRRTAQMVSIIGHSHMLPIVECFGYADHMMNSWKLDPNTLRFVFKGNLPYDADLLEEQTKLLRYVLDQPYSKEMVSVMMSLQKQQKQRCNALEEQLVNLIISAMEMTESNDSMMGSSFNVYEEQTSMNEWVWLHLSSQLIYFVLFQFVSFSHIVTALYEKLSKKELRKGRDQLMWILLQFISGSIQKNPIANFLPTFKLFDLLYPEQEPLKLPDCTKSSLLRQMAPICIWIHLMKKARLENMNINRPLPIALKNHHDFLQHLVMPNTMMSMNLGNDFRIILICNAYSTNQEYFSRPMNILTEALNGNAKTAAGGQVPSAPFSMVVLDSLTVHSKMSLIHSFFTQMIKQAQAKSSIPAPALVETYARLLVYTEIESLGIKGFLQQLLPAVFKHQAWGILHTLLEMFLYRLHHIPTQYRLQLLSHCTVVSPQTNKMQLNLCFESTALRLITGLGSVEMQPQMSRYFSEKPPGSVASSESEELNRVLILTLARSMHMTGLGDELQPWCKELLSIIMQNTPHSWASHSLACFPPALNEFFVQNNHPLENKQLLKKSVEEEYRNWTSMSNDNDIMNHFIRPSTNPLFLCLLFKMIWETENVSPVAYKILEGISARALSAHLRKLCDYLVGEVANSNGKDFIHKCVDTINNMIWKYNIVTIDRVVLCLALRTQEGNEAQVCFLIIQLLLLKTSELRNRIQEFCKENHPDHWKQNNWHEKHLSFHQKYPEKFAPDESASHPPLPVYFSNVCLRFLPVLDIVVHRFIELPIQHVHQICEVILDHLSILYKFHDRPITYLYNTLHFYERILRERPSLKKKLVSAITGAFCDIRPPNWCVSEPYKIFMQNQELLWNPELNYYINLVRRLSDTITGKNLFFNTDWRFNEFPNAPAHALYVTCVELLSLPIAPSIVANNVVDVIVKGYSLIPQKEIHNYINAVGIILAALPETHWSVIYDRLQDALNAPKMVKWNYRFSAFELFNFKTVCESMIEKNYVLILAVAHSIFHHMGGFKLASMTKYIADKLKPCVRTEQQLVFLCHVFGPFLQRIDLEKPNTVAGIAIMIYEMLDVVDKAHGPAPLEYIDTICDFLYHIKYIHVGNVIKNESEVIIKRLRPALQLRLRFITRLNIEDINTEKNLNMPIAQQQQQQQQQQQHQTATQQQLTAVAQHQAQQLQQQQQQQKSNMVSAQSQQQQQQVQMQPSGNAQQPTQQQQQQQQQQQLQQNVPMGGVGGGGNSGSAPGNHAQMTNYNLMAQQQQQHQQQQQQHMAGNMGQHQPQQMQYFMQNMPPRY, encoded by the exons ATGGACACGGAAATATTAGAAGCAGTCAACAGTTTCCTT AAAGTGGAGCCAATTGAGGAAGCGTTTCTCAGTGTTATTGTGTATAAGTCGAATGCCGAAGAGGACAAGGCGAGTTCTTTTACTGAATGCATTT tgcGTAAATTCGAAGATGTGCCTCAGGATAACAAAGAGGGTTTGGTGAGGCAGTATTTGCAACGTGCAGCAACAGCCACGAATATATCACACCTTCGTGTGCTAATGAATACATTAAGCAAACTGGCGGAGACACATGCTATAACAGCAAG AATGCTGTGTGATAAGATTTTGCTTTGCGATAGATTAGTATATGAAAATGCAAACTTTTGGGTCGaaagtttcaaaataattaagCGCGTGCTATCGCTTGTAGACTATAAAGGAGTGCGCGAGATAATGAAG ATGTGTCGTGACAAGGCTCAAACCTTCCCCGTGAACATAAACGTCTGTTTCTTACCACAGTTGCAGGCTTTGAGGGATACGTTGAACTACATATTTGATCGGAATAACTGCTTACTGCCGGGTTACTTTATTGCCAATGAAATAATGAAGCCACCACCATACCATTGG ACAATTAATAAAATGATGACTGATTTCATGGAGGAATTCCGTAGAACCGCACAAATGGTCTCTATCATTGGTCACTCGCATATGTTGCCTATTGTTGAATGCTTTGGCTATGCGGATCATATGATGAATTCTTGGAAATTAGATCCGAATACATTACGTTTCGTTTTTAAAGGTAATCTGCCTTACGATGCGGATCTGCTAGAGGAGCAAACCAAACTTTTACGTTACGTGCTTGATCAACCATACTCCAAAGAAATGGTATCTGTCATGATGAGTTTGCAGAAGCAACAAAAGCAACGTTGCAATGCCCTTGAAGAGCAATTAGTGAATTTGATCATATCGGCAATGGAAATGACTGAGAGCAATGACTCTATGATGGGCAGTAGTTTTAATGTATACGAAGAGCAAACTTCCATGAACGAATGGGTATGGCTGCATCTATCGTCACAGCTTATTTACTTTGTGCTTTTCCAGTTTGTAAGTTTCTCGCACATAGTGACGGCATTGTATGAGAAG CTTTCCAAGAAGGAGTTGCGAAAGGGACGCGATCAGCTTATGTGGATACTCTTGCAATTCATTTCTGGCAGCATACAGAAAAATCCA aTAGCGAATTTTCTACCTACATTCAAACTATTTGACTTGCTTTACCCCGAGCAGGAGCCTTTAAAATTACCAGATTGCACGAAATCCTCATTATTGCGTCAG ATGGCGCCCATATGCATTTGGATACACCTGATGAAAAAAGCTAGGCTGGAAAATATGAATATCAACAGACCCTTGCCAATTGCATTGAAAAACCATCATGA TTTTCTACAACACCTAGTTATGCCGAACACAATGATGTCTATGAATTTGGGCAATGATTTTCGTATTATACTTATTTGTAATGCATATTCAACTAATCAAGAGTATTTTTCACGTCCAATGAATATACTAACCGAGGCGTTAAATGGCAATGCCAAAACTGCAGCGGGTGGTCAAGTACCCTCGGCGCCATTCTCTATGGTGGTTTTGGATAGCTTGACTGTGCACAGCAAAATGTCGCTCATACACAG TTTTTTTACGCAAATGATTAAACAAGCGCAGGCAAAGAGCTCCATACCAGCGCCGGCTTTAGTCGAAACCTATGCACGGTTGCTCGTTTACACTGAAATCGAATCTTTGGGCATTAAAGGGTTCTTGC aacAATTACTACCCGCTGTATTCAAACACCAAGCCTGGGGTATACTGCATACGCTGCTGGAAATGTTCCTATATCGCTTACATCACATACCAACACAATACCGTTTACAGCTACTTTCGCACTGTACGGTCGTTTCGCCGCAAACCAACAAAATGCAGCTAAATTTGTG CTTTGAGTCGACGGCTTTGCGCCTTATCACTGGCTTGGGCTCAGTTGAAATGCAGCCGCAAATGTCGCGTTATTTCAGTGAGAAGCCACCTGGTTCTGTGGCGTCGAGCGAAAGTGAAGAACTGAATCGCGTGCTTATACTAACGCTGGCAAGATCAATGCACATGACTGGGCTAG GCGATGAACTGCAGCCTTGGTGCAAAGAGCTGCTCAGTATTATTATGCAAAACACGCCACATTCTTGGGCCTCACATTCTCTAGCCTGTTTCCCGCCTGCGTTGAACGAATTTTTCGTGCAAAATAATCATCCCTTAGAGAATAAACAACTACTTAAAAAGTCAGTGGAGGAAGAATATCGTAACTGGACCTCAATGTCGAATGACAACGATATCATGAATCATTTTATACGGCCCAGTACCAACCCACTCTTCCTTTGCCTGCTCTTCAAAATGATTTGGGAAACTGAAAACGTCAGTCCGGTGGCATACAA AATCTTGGAGGGGATTAGCGCACGTGCATTATCAGCACATTTACGCAAGTTATGCGACTACTTAGTCGGTGAAGTGGCCAATAGTAATGGCAAAGATTTCATACACAAATGTGTGGACACCATCAACAATATGATTTGGAAATACAATATCGTAACAATTGATCGTGTTGTACTGTGCTTGGCATTGCGCACGCAAGAGGGCAATGAGGCACAGGTGTGCTTCCTCATAATACAATTGCTGCTATTGAAGACATCGGAGTTGCGTAATCGCATACAGGAGTTTTGCAAAGAGAATCATCCCGATCATTGGAAGCAAAATAATTG GCATGAGAAACACTTGTCATTTCATCAGAAGTACCCCGAAAAATTCGCGCCTGACGAATCGGCCTCACATCCACCATTGCCCGTATATTTCTCAAATGTTTGTCTAAGATTTTTGCCAGTATTGGACATTGTTGTGCATCGCTTTATTGAACTGCCCATACAACATGTGCACCAAATATGTGAAGTGATATTGGATCATCTAagtattttgtacaaatttcatG ATCGCCccattacatatttatacaacACATTGCATTTCTATGAACGTATTTTGCGTGAACGACCAtcgttaaaaaagaaattg GTCAGCGCCATTACTGGTGCCTTTTGCGACATACGTCCGCCGAATTGGTGTGTTAGTGAACCATACAAGATATTTATGCAAAATCAGGAGTTGCTGTGGAATCCAGAACTAAATTACTATATCAACTTGGTGCGGCGTCTTTCTGATA CGATAACGGGCAAAAATCTCTTCTTCAATACCGATTGGCGTTTCAATGAGTTCCCCAATGCACCAGCCCATGCGCTGTATGTCACTTGTGTCGAGCTGCTTAGTTTGCCAATCGCACCGTCGATTGTGGCAAACAATGTTGTAGATGTCATTGTCAAGGGTTATTCGTTGATACCTCAAAAGGAGATACATAACTACATCAATGCGGTGGGTATTATATTAGCCGCACTACCCGAGACACACTGGAGTGTTATCTATGATCGTTTGCAAGACGCATTAAATGCGCCTAAAATGGTGAAATGGAACTACCGTTTTTCGGCTTTTGAACTATTTAATTTCAAGACCGTTTGCGAATCAATGattgaaaagaattatgtcTTAATACTGGCCGTGGCGCACTCCATTTTCCATCATATGGGTGGTTTTAAGTTAGCGTCAATGACCAA GTACATCGCTGATAAGTTGAAGCCGTGTGTGCGCACCGAGCAACAGCTGGTTTTCCTGTGTCATGTATTTGGTCCATTTTTACAGCGTATCGATTTAGAGAAGCCCAACACTGTGGCAGGCATTGCAATAATGATATACGAAATGCTCGATGTGGTAGACAAAGCGCACGGGCCTGCCCCACTCGAGTACATAGATACTATATGCGATTTTCT CTACCACATCAAATATATTCATGTCGGTAATGTCATCAAAAACGAATCAGAAGTGATCATCAAGCGTTTACGACCTGCTTTGCAATTGCGACTACGTTTTATAACGCGTTTGAATATCGAAGATATCAACACCGAGAAGAA TCTCAATATGCCTAtcgcgcagcagcagcagcagcaacaacaacaacagcaacatcaaaCAGCAACACAACAACAGCTAACTGCTGTCGCACAACATCAAGCTCAACAGctccaacaacagcaacaacaacaaaaatcgaATATGGTCAGCGCTCAGagtcagcagcaacagcaacaagtgCAAATGCAGCCTAGTGGCAATGCACAACAACCaacgcaacagcagcagcagcagcaacaacaacaacaattgcaacaaAATGTGCCAATGGGTGGAGTAGGTGGCGGTGGTAATAGTGGTAGCGCGCCAGGAAATCATGCGCAAATGACTAATTACAATTTAATggcacagcagcaacaacaacatcagcagcagcagcagcaacatatGGCCGGAAACATGGGACAACATCAGCCACAacaaatgcaatattttatgcaaaatatgccaCCGCGTTATTGA
- the LOC129244468 gene encoding flotillin-1 isoform X1, protein MGWGFVTCGPNEALVVSGCCYMKPLLVPGGRAFVWPTIQQVQRISLNTMTLQVESPCVYTSQGVPISVTGIAQVKIQGQNEDMLLTACEQFLGKGEAEIQHIALVTLEGHQRAIMGSMTVEEIYKDRKKFSKQVFEVASSDLANMGITVVSYTIKDIRDEEGDSKGYLKSLGMARTAEVKRDARIGEAEARCDAQIKEAIAEEQRMASRFLNDTEIAKAQRDFELKKAAYDVEVQTKKAEAEMAYELQAAKTKQRIKEEQMQVKVIERTQEIVVQEQEIQRREKELEATVRRPAEAEKFRLEKIAEANKLRVVMEAEAEAESIKIRGEAEAFAIEAKAKAEARQKEQKALAWSEYREAAMVEMLLETLPKVAAEVAAPLSQAKKITMVSSGQGDIGAAKLTGEVLQIVNKVPELVKNITGVDIARSVHAG, encoded by the exons ATGGGTTGGGGATTTGTTACTTGTGGTCCCAATGAAGCGCTTGTGGTTTCGG GATGCTGCTACATGAAGCCATTGCTGGTTCCTGGCGGACGGGCCTTCGTATGGCCTACCATACAGCAAGTACAAAG AATCTCACTCAATACGATGACACTGCAAGTGGAGAGTCCCTGTGTTTACACCAGTCAGGGTGTACCCATTTCGGTAACTGGCATTGCACAAGTAAAGATTCAGGGACAAAACGAGGATATGTTATTGACTGCTTGTGAACAATTTCTCGGCAAAGGCGAAGCTGAAATACAGCATATTGCGTTGGTAACGCTTGAAGGGCATCAGCGTGCAATTATGGGCTCCATGACGGTTGAAGAAATCTATAAGGATCGCAAAAAATTCAGTAAACAAGTGTTCGAGGTGGCGTCATCTGATTTGGCCAACATGGGCATAACGGTTGTCTCGTACACCATCAAAGACATACGTGACGAAGAA GGTGATTCAAAG gGTTATCTAAAATCTCTGGGTATGGCACGCACCGCCGAGGTGAAACGTGATGCACGCATTGGTGAGGCCGAAGCGCGTTGTGATGCCCAGATTAAAGAGGCCATTGCTGAGGAGCAACGTATGGCATCACGTTTCCTCAACGACACCGAAATCGCCAAGGCACAACGTGATTTCGAATTGAAGAAGGCCGCCTACGATGTAGAAGTGCAAACGAAAAAAGCCGAAGCGGAAATGGCTTATGAGTTGCAggctgcaaaaacaaaacaacgcaTCAAAGAGGAACAGATGCAAGTGAAAGTGATTGAACGTACTCAGGAAATTGTCGTACAAGAGCAGGAGATACAGCGTCGCGAAAAAGAGCTCGAGGCCACTGTACGTCGACCAGCTGAAGCAGAAAAATTCCGTTTGGAAAAAATAGCCGAAGCTAATAAACTTCGTGTCGTTATGGAGGCTGAGGCCGAAGCTGAATCG ATTAAAATACGTGGTGAGGCTGAGGCATTTGCTATTGAAGCTAAAGCGAAGGCTGAGGCAAGGCAGAAGGAACAAAAAGCGCTAGCTTGGAGTGAATACCGCGAAGCGGCCATGGTCGAAATGCTGCTGGAAACATTGCCAAAG GTTGCCGCCGAGGTTGCTGCGCCATTGTCGCAAGCTAAGAAGATTACCATGGTTTCAAGCGGACAAGGTGATATCGGTGCTGCCAAATTGACCGGTGAAGTGTTGCAGATCGTTAACAAAGTGCCAGAATTGGTGAAGAATATTACTGGGGTCGACATTGCCCGG TCTGTGCATGCTGGCTAA
- the LOC129244468 gene encoding flotillin-1 isoform X2: MGWGFVTCGPNEALVVSGCCYMKPLLVPGGRAFVWPTIQQVQRISLNTMTLQVESPCVYTSQGVPISVTGIAQVKIQGQNEDMLLTACEQFLGKGEAEIQHIALVTLEGHQRAIMGSMTVEEIYKDRKKFSKQVFEVASSDLANMGITVVSYTIKDIRDEEGYLKSLGMARTAEVKRDARIGEAEARCDAQIKEAIAEEQRMASRFLNDTEIAKAQRDFELKKAAYDVEVQTKKAEAEMAYELQAAKTKQRIKEEQMQVKVIERTQEIVVQEQEIQRREKELEATVRRPAEAEKFRLEKIAEANKLRVVMEAEAEAESIKIRGEAEAFAIEAKAKAEARQKEQKALAWSEYREAAMVEMLLETLPKVAAEVAAPLSQAKKITMVSSGQGDIGAAKLTGEVLQIVNKVPELVKNITGVDIARSVHAG; the protein is encoded by the exons ATGGGTTGGGGATTTGTTACTTGTGGTCCCAATGAAGCGCTTGTGGTTTCGG GATGCTGCTACATGAAGCCATTGCTGGTTCCTGGCGGACGGGCCTTCGTATGGCCTACCATACAGCAAGTACAAAG AATCTCACTCAATACGATGACACTGCAAGTGGAGAGTCCCTGTGTTTACACCAGTCAGGGTGTACCCATTTCGGTAACTGGCATTGCACAAGTAAAGATTCAGGGACAAAACGAGGATATGTTATTGACTGCTTGTGAACAATTTCTCGGCAAAGGCGAAGCTGAAATACAGCATATTGCGTTGGTAACGCTTGAAGGGCATCAGCGTGCAATTATGGGCTCCATGACGGTTGAAGAAATCTATAAGGATCGCAAAAAATTCAGTAAACAAGTGTTCGAGGTGGCGTCATCTGATTTGGCCAACATGGGCATAACGGTTGTCTCGTACACCATCAAAGACATACGTGACGAAGAA gGTTATCTAAAATCTCTGGGTATGGCACGCACCGCCGAGGTGAAACGTGATGCACGCATTGGTGAGGCCGAAGCGCGTTGTGATGCCCAGATTAAAGAGGCCATTGCTGAGGAGCAACGTATGGCATCACGTTTCCTCAACGACACCGAAATCGCCAAGGCACAACGTGATTTCGAATTGAAGAAGGCCGCCTACGATGTAGAAGTGCAAACGAAAAAAGCCGAAGCGGAAATGGCTTATGAGTTGCAggctgcaaaaacaaaacaacgcaTCAAAGAGGAACAGATGCAAGTGAAAGTGATTGAACGTACTCAGGAAATTGTCGTACAAGAGCAGGAGATACAGCGTCGCGAAAAAGAGCTCGAGGCCACTGTACGTCGACCAGCTGAAGCAGAAAAATTCCGTTTGGAAAAAATAGCCGAAGCTAATAAACTTCGTGTCGTTATGGAGGCTGAGGCCGAAGCTGAATCG ATTAAAATACGTGGTGAGGCTGAGGCATTTGCTATTGAAGCTAAAGCGAAGGCTGAGGCAAGGCAGAAGGAACAAAAAGCGCTAGCTTGGAGTGAATACCGCGAAGCGGCCATGGTCGAAATGCTGCTGGAAACATTGCCAAAG GTTGCCGCCGAGGTTGCTGCGCCATTGTCGCAAGCTAAGAAGATTACCATGGTTTCAAGCGGACAAGGTGATATCGGTGCTGCCAAATTGACCGGTGAAGTGTTGCAGATCGTTAACAAAGTGCCAGAATTGGTGAAGAATATTACTGGGGTCGACATTGCCCGG TCTGTGCATGCTGGCTAA